From Vitis riparia cultivar Riparia Gloire de Montpellier isolate 1030 unplaced genomic scaffold, EGFV_Vit.rip_1.0 scaffold470_pilon_pilon, whole genome shotgun sequence:
AAAGTTGAATCTATAAAAACGAAATAGAAATTTCCTTAGTGAACATCAAATAAAAGGTTCGTGTATTTGTCCATGACTTTCCTCCCGGAGTCTAGGTCTGTGGCAAGCATGACAAGCAAAGAAGAAGCAGGATAAAGCACAAGtttatgagaagaaaaaaaaaaaaaaaaagatcacaAACCACTCCATGCTCATCAGTGTGCTGCATACACAGACAAGTTCTTTCAGAAATCGCCATTATTATAACATCATACCATGCGTGTTATACTGATTAAAGGCTCTGTATGAAAGTATGGGGTCAACCACAGCAAACCACTTCCTCTGCatccaatttttgaaaaagtaattAGGCTCTGAAAGACTTTCAAATCACTTATAATACAACCAGAAGAATCAACAATGATTCTGTATCCGCAATAAGTCATACCTTTGGTGAATAATGATAATCCTCGTTTTGCTTATATCCATTACCATTTCTTCGTGGTGATGCAACGTTCCCAGCAGCATTAGTCTTCTTCTCATCTCTAGCCTTGTTAAATATTACTGTAAATCCCTCAGCGGAGGCAGGGTTGTTCACATCCCACTCGCCAAATTTAGGCAATGGCCGACCTCTGTCCTGCTGCATGCGAACATTTTAACCAAACTAGGTTAGTTTGATTCCTGAAAATATCCACTGCAAATGTCAATAACATGTACTAGTCCATAGTTGTAGTAACTTGATCACCATATGTAGAATACAAGGAATGGGGTGCGTACACTTGAAATATGTGGTTTTCACAAAAAGCATCTATCTAAAA
This genomic window contains:
- the LOC117909931 gene encoding protein NOI4-like, which gives rise to MQQDRGRPLPKFGEWDVNNPASAEGFTVIFNKARDEKKTNAAGNVASPRRNGNGYKQNEDYHYSPKRKWFAVVDPILSYRAFNQYNTHGMML